In the Enterobacter cloacae subsp. cloacae ATCC 13047 genome, ATTTCATACGTGTGGCTTTCAGGTTCACTATCGCCAGCGCGCCAACCAGCAGGAAGATCAGGGTGGCAATCGCTGCCGCCAGACCAAAGTCCTGACCGCCGCCGCCTTCAAAGGCGATGCGATAGGTGTAGCTCACGAGCAGGTCGGTATAGCCGGCTGGCGTGGTGGTACCGAGACGATCCGGGCCACCGTTGGTCAACAGCTGAATCAGCACGAAGTTGTTAAAGTTGAAGGCAAAGCTGGCAATCATCAGCGGAGTCAGCGGTTTGATGAGCAGCGGCAGCGTAATCTTAAAGAAGTTCTGGAACGGACCCGCGCCATCCATTGCCGAGGCTTCATACAGGTCGTCCGGGATAGCTTTCAGCAGGCCCATGCACAGGATCATCATGTACGGATAACCCAGCCAGGTGTTGACGATGATAATCATCGAACGGGCGGTGGTCGGGTCGCTGAACCAGGCCGGTTTGATGCCGAACAGCGCGCTCAGCATCATGTTGATTTCACCGAAGCTCTGGTTAAACAGCCCTTTGAAAATCAGAATTGAGATAAACGACGGTACGGCATACGGCAGGATCAGCAGCACGCGGTAGATCGCTTTGCCTTTCAGGGCTTCCCACTGCACGAGGCAGGCCAGCACCATACCCACGGCAACGGTCAGGAGTACCGTCAATACGGAGAAGACCACCGTCCAGACGAAGATAGCAAAGAACGGCTTCTGGATCCCTTCGTCGGTAAACACGCGGGTAAAGTTGTCCCAGCCGATAGTCACGGTATAGCCCGGGCTGAGTTTGTCATCGCCCCAGCTGCCGTCGGCGTTTACAGACTGATAGAAACCAATATCGTTGTTCGGACGGTACTTCACGCCGCTCTGGTTATTCGTCAGCGTGCCGTCATCCGCAAGGGTATAGAGTGGCTGCGTACCGGAAAACTGGCGCAGCGAGCTCATGGTCACTTTGCTTTCGTCTGGCAATACGGCGGTGAGCTGAGTCAGCGCCTGACGGTTCTGGGTAATGATACGCAGGTTAGCGCGTTCGCCTTCCGGCAGGGCAGGGGCCTCTTTTAAGGCCAGCTTCTGCTCGCCACCAAATTTGAAAGCGTCGGAAATATAGGTTTTGCCGCTCTCGCCGTCAGTCAGTGCTAATTTCCATTCGTCACCCGCAGGATACAAACCAAAGTTGAAGGTCTTGCCTGCCTGATAAGAACTGTCCAGAAGCACCTGAGTGGCGCGCTCTTGTGCGAGCTGGTTGGTGCTGCTGTAGTTAGTGAATGCGATAGCGATAGTACAGATCAGCGGGAACAGGACAAACAGCCCCATCCCGGCCACGCCCGGATAGACATAACGCCAGGCATACGCCTTACGGTTGGCGAAAATATACAGGCCAGCAGAGCTTAAAATCAGCGTCATGATGGCGAACAGATATTCCCCTTGTACGTACATTAAAACAACAAGGTAACCCACCAGCAGACAGAGCAGACCGATCGCTGACCACTTCAGCACGTCGCTTTGCCACCAATGTTTCTTTTTAATGACATCCATGGGGTTCTTCCTCTACAACGTTTGATCTTTTCTCCCTCTCCTGGGGGAGAGGGCCGGGGTGAGGGCGTGCGGATAGCGACAACCCTCACCCTAACCCTCTCCCAGAGGGAGAGGGGACTACGGCATTACTTAGTAATACGACCCTGCGCATCTTTCAGCGCGGCATCGACAGTCTGACGACCGCTTGCGGCGTTAATCACCGCAGTACGGGTGGCATACCAGAACGCGGCCATCTGTGGGATGTTCGGCATGATTTCGCCTTTCTGGGCGTTATCCATGGTTGCCGCGATGCGTGGGTCTTTTGCCAGCTGATCCTGGAAGGATTTCAGCGCAACGGCACCCAGCGGTTTGTCCTTGTTCACTTCATCCAGACCCTGATCGGTCAGCAGGTAGTTTTCGAGGAACTCTTTCGCCAGCTCTTTGTTCGGGCTGGCGGCGTTGATACCTGCGCTCAGCACGCCAACAAACGGTTTAGACGGCTTGCCGTTGAAGGTTGGCAGCAGCGTCACGCCATAGTTGATTTTGCTCTTGTCGATGTTGGTCCAGGCCCACGGACCGTTGATGGTCATCGCGGTTTCGCCTTTGTTGAACGCCGCTTCCGCGATGGAGTAATCGGTATCCGCGTTAATGTGTTTGTTCTTGATCAGATCGACCAGGAAGGTCAGACCCGCTTTCGCACCCGCGTTGTCCACGCCCACGTCTTTGACGTCATATTTGCCGTTTTCAAACTTAAACGCGTAACCGCCATCGGCAGCAATCAGCGGCCAGGTGAAGTACGGCTCCTGCAGGTTGAACATCAGCGCGCTCTTACCTTTCGCTTTCAGCTCTTTATCCAGTTTCGGGATCTCTTCCCAGGTTTTCGGCGGGTTAGGCACCAGGTCTTTGTTGTAAATCAGAGACAGGGCTTCCACTGCAATGGGATAAGCGATCAGCTTGCCGTTATAGCGAACGGCGTCCCAGGTGAACGGGAACAGTTTGTCCTGGAAGGCTTTATCAGGCGTGACTTCCGCCAGCAGGCCGGATTGTGCATAACCCCCGAAACGGTCATGCGCCCAGAAGATGATGTCCGGGCCGTCACCGGTTGCCGCAACCTGCGGGAATTTCTCTTCCAGCTTGTCCGGGTGTTCTACGGTGACTTTGATACCGGTGTCTTTTTCGAATTTTTTACCCACTTCGGCCAGGCCGTTATAGCCTTTGTCGCCGTTAATCCAGATAACCAGCTTACCTTCTTCAATTTTGGCGAGAGCCGGTGCGGAAATCATCATTGCTGCAAGGGCGGACAATGCGAAAACGCGTGCGCCAGTCTTGATCTTCATATCTGCCATCCTTTTTTGGTGATGTGCTCGTGGATACATAAGGTGGTTCAACGTCACTCAGTCTCCTTATTTGACATCCTCTTTCCATCCTCCCAACCCCTACGCCCCACCCCCGGTTTGTGTGATCTGTGTTGCATAAATTTAAGTTATGAGTGCTGGCGCACATAAAAACACGCTGAATTTTGCAGGTGGCTTCACGAATTTTGCCTCAGCCCGCCAGCTGCGGTCGCAGAGCCTGCTCTCTCATCCTCCCGCCTCCTCCCCCATAAAAAAGCCGGGGGGTGGAGGATTCGCGAAAGTAATGGATACCCCATAGTGAACTTATCTTGAATGTTTCTGTCGGTGACAGGTTGTAACGAAGGGAGAAGGGCATGGCGAGCGTACAGCTGCGTAATGTAACGAAAGCCTGGGGCGACGTAGTGGTGTCAAAAGACATCAATCTCGACATCCACGAAGGTGAATTCGTGGTGTTTGTTGGCCCATCTGGCTGCGGTAAATCAACTCTGCTGCGTATGATTGCCGGTCTTGAAACCATCACCAGCGGTGATTTGCTGATTGGTGATACCCGAATGAACGACATTCCGCCTGCCGAACGTGGCGTTGGCATGGTGTTCCAGTCTTATGCACTTTATCCCCATCTCTCCGTCGCCGAGAACATGTCCTTTGGCCTGAAGCTGGCGGGGGCGAAAAAAGAGGTGATTAACCAGCGCGTCACGCAGGTGGCGGAAGTGTTACAGCTGGCACACCTGCTGGAGCGTAAACCGAAGGCGCTTTCCGGTGGTCAGCGTCAGCGCGTCGCGATTGGCCGTACGCTGGTGGCCGAACCACGCGTCTTCCTGCTGGATGAACCGCTTTCTAACCTGGATGCCGCGCTGCGCGTCCAGATGCGTATCGAAATCTCCCGTCTGCATAAACGTCTTGGCCGCACGATGATTTACGTCACCCACGATCAGGTCGAAGCGATGACGCTGGCCGACAAAATTGTGGTGCTGGACGCAGGCCGCGTGGCACAGGTGGGTAAACCGCTGGAGCTGTATCACTATCCGGCAGACCGCTTTGTTGCGGGCTTTATTGGCTCGCCAAAGATGAACTTCCTGCCCGTCAAAGTCACGGCGACAGCCATTGAACAGGTACAGGTGGAGTTGCCAAACCGTCAGCAAGTCTGGCTGCCGGTCGACAGCGCCAACGTACAGGTGGGGGCCAACATGTCCCTCGGTATTCGTCCTGAGCATTTACTGCCGAGCCACATCGCCGATGTGACGCTGGAAGGTGAAGTTCAGGTCGTCGAACAACTTGGTCACGAAACACAGATTCATATCCAGATCCCCGCCATCCGTCAGAACCTGGTCTACCGCCAGAATGACGTGGTGTTGGTAGAAGAGGGTGCCACATTCGCTATCGGTTTGCCGCCAGAGCGTTGCCATCTGTTCCGCGAGGATGGCACTGCATGTCGTCGGCTGCACAAAGAGCCAGGCGTTTAAGCAATCCCAAAAGAAGACACGAAACCGACAGGTCAAGTGTTCAAAGAAAAGCAATGATCTCAGGAGATAGAATGATGATTACTCTGCGCAAAGTCCCTCTGGCACTCGCCATTGCGGCAGGCATTATGTCTGCCCAGGCAGGCGCTGTAGACTTTAAAGGTTATGCTCGTTCCGGCATTGGCTGGACCGGGAGTGGCGGTGAACAACAATGTTTCCAGGCAACCGGTGCTCAAAGTAAATACCGTCTCGGTAACGAATGTGAGACGTACGCTGAGCTGAAACTGGGCCAGGAAGTGTGGAAAGAGGGCGACAAGAGCTTCTATTTCGACACTAACGTAGCGTATTCCGTTTCTCAGCAGAACGACTGGGAATCCACCAGCCCGGCCTTCCGTGAAGCTAACGTGCAGGGTAAAAACCTGATTGAGTGGCTGCCAGGCTCCACCATCTGGGCCGGTAAGCGCTTCTATCAGCGTCATGACGTCCACATGATCGACTTCTACTACTGGGATATCTCAGGTCCTGGTGCCGGTATTGAAAACATCGATCTGGGCTTTGGTAAACTCTCTCTGGCAGCTACCCGCTCTTCTGAATCAGGCGGTTCTGCAACCTTCGCCGATCGTGATGCCAACGGCGACCGTGTTTATGACAACGTTGTACCTAACGACGTCTTCGACGTGCGTTTAGCCGGTCTGGAAACCAACCCGGGCGGTACGCTGGAGCTGGGCGTTGACTATGGTCACACCAACATTCCTGATGACTACTACCTGCAGCCTGGCGCTTCTAAAGATGGCTGGTTGTTCACTGCTGAACACACCCAGAGCATGATGAAGGGCTTCAACAAGTTCGTACTGCAGTACGGTACGGATTCCATGACCTCTAACGGCAAAGGTATTCCACAGGGCGGTAGTGTTGATAACGATGGCTCCATGTGGCGTGTGCTGGACCACGGTGCAATCACCCTGGCAGACCGTTGGGACCTGATGTACGTCGGTATGTACCAGAACATCGATCGTGACAACAACAACGGTACCGAGTGGTGGACTGTGGGTGTTCGTCCGATGTTCAAATGGACGCCAATCATGAGCACCCTGCTTGAAGTGGGCTACGACAACGTCAAATCTCAGAGAACTGACGAGAAGAACAGCCAGTACAAAATCACCCTGGCACAGCAATGGCAGGCAGGCGACAGCATCTGGTCCCGTCCGGCTATCCGTGTCTTCGCAACCTACGCGAAGTGGGATGAGAAATGGGGTTACGCAAACAACAGCGACACTGGCTACACCTCCGGTGTGGCTTACAGTGACACCTCTGCGAAAACCTTCAGCCGTGGCGACAACGATGAGTGGACCTTCGGCGCCCAGATGGAAATCTGGTGGTAATTCGTTAGACCTGACGTAATGACCTGAAAAGAGGGGCGCAAGCCCCTCTCTCCTTAGGGTGCTGCGCGCTATTGCCTGGCCACCGCAGTGCTCACGCTATCAGAGGTAATAACAATGAAAATGAAGAAAAGTCTCGTCGCGCTGTGCCTCTCTGCGGGGCTGTTAGCCTGTGTTCCGGCCGTCTCCTTTGCAGACGTGAATTTCGTGCCACAAAATACCAGTGCTGCGCCCGCTATCCCGGCAGCGGCACTCCAGCAACTGACATGGACGCCGGTTGATCAATCCAAAACGCAGTCGACTCAGCTCTCTATGGGGGGCCAACAACTGAACGTGCCGGGAATTTCTGGCCCCGTTGCGGCTTATAGCGTACCGGCAAACATTGGTGAATTGACCCTGACGCTGACCAGCGAAGTGAACAAACAGACCAGTGTGTTTGCGCCAAACGTCTTGATCCTCGATCAAAACATGACGCCATCGGCGTTCTTCCCGAGCGACTATTTTAGCTATCAGGAACCGGGCGTGATGAGTGCGGACCGCCTGGAAGGCGTTATGCGCCTGACGCCTGCTCTGGGTCAGCAAAAGATTTACGTGCTTGTATTCACAACAGAGAAAGATTTGCAGCAGACAACAAAGCTGGTTGACCCGGCGAAAGCTTATGCCAAAGGCACCGGTAACTCTGTCCCGGATATTCCGGATCCGCTTGCCCGCCATACCACTGATGGCCTGGTCAAACTGAAAGTTTCCACCAACAGCGCTTCCAGCGTACTCGTTGGCCCACTATTTGGCTCCTCCGGTACCGGGCCTGTCACCGTTGGGAATACCGCTGCACCTGTTTATACCGCGCCAGCGGCTACGGCAGCCGCGACCGCAGCCCCAGCTCCGGCGAAGAAAGCTGAGCCGGTACTGAACGACACCGAAGAATACTTCAACAACGCCATTAAGCAGGCGGTGAAGCGCGGCGATGTCGATAAAGCGCTGAAACTGCTTGATGAAGCCGAACGTTTAGGTTCAACCACTGCCCGTTCCACCTTTATCAGCAGTGTAAAAGGCAAGGGGTAACCGTTTCCCCACAGTGCTGATTTGTTAGTAGTTTAGTGCGCCTGAGTGGGCGCACTTTTTTTCGTGCCGCTCGCGCTGTTGCACCATTGTTGCGATAGTGATCGCTAAATAACGTTTGACCGCCCTCAATGCGCTTTTCTGCGATACAATGCCATTACGTTATGTATCGGAGAGTCCGGCATGTCACACCCTGCGCTAACGCAACTGCGTTCGCTGCGCTATTTCGACCAAATACCTGCGCTTGACCCGCAGCAGCTTGACTGGTTGCTGCTGGAAGATTCCATGACTAAACGTTTTGAGCAACAGGGCAAGACGGTTACGGTGACGATGATTCAGGAAGGGTTTGTCACCTCCGCTGACATTGCCAGTGAGCTGCCGCTGTTACCAAAAGAAGAACGCTACTGGTTGCGTGAAATTCTGCTCTGCGCGGATGGTGAGCCGTGGCTCGCCGGACGAACCGTGGTGCCTGAATCCACCCTTTCCGGGCCTGAGCTGGCACTGCAACGGCTGGGAAACACCCCGCTCGGGCGGTACCTTTTCACCTCGTCTGAACTTACCCGGGATTTTATTGAAATTGGACGCGATGCCGAACTGTGGGGACGTCGTTCCCGTCTTCGCCTGAGCGGTAAACCGTTAATACTGACGGAGCTTTTTTTACCGGCATCGCCGTTGTACTGAGAGGAAGAAAAAAATGGAGTGGAGCCTGACGCAGAACAAGCTGCTGGCCTATCACCGCTTAATGCGTACCGATAAACCCATCGGCGCGCTACTGCTGTTGTGGCCGACATTATGGGCGCTATGGGTGGCGACGCCGGGCGTTCCACCGCTGTGGATCCTGGGCGTGTTTGTGGCCGGTGTCTGGCTGATGCGTGCGGCGGGCTGTGTGGTCAATGACTACGCCGATCGTAAATTCGACGGACATGTGAAACGGACAGCCAATCGTCCGTTACCCAGCGGGCAGGTCACAGAGAAAGAGGCCCGCGTGCTGTTTATCGTGCTGGTGCTGCTCTCCTTCCTGCTGGTGTTAACCCTCAACACCATGACCATCCTGCTTTCCGTTGCGGCCCTCGCGCTGGCATGGGTCTACCCGTTTATGAAACGCTATACCCATCTGCCGCAGGTGGTGCTCGGCGCGGCGTTTGGCTGGTCGATCCCAATGGCGTTTGCGGCGGTCAGCGAGTCGGTACCGCTGAGCTGCTGGCTGATGTTCCTGGCGAACATTCTTTGGGCCGTGGCTTATGACACGCAATATGCGATGGTTGACCGCGATGACGATCTGAAAATTGGCATTAAATCGACCGCCATTCTGTTTGGTCGTCACGACAAGCTGATTATCGGTATCCTGCAGGTCGCGGTGCTGGCGCTGATGGTGGCGATTGGTCGCCTGAACGGGCTCAACTGGGAGTTTTACTGGTCAGTGCTGGTGGCGGGGCTGCTGTTTGCTTATCAGCAAAAGCTGATCGCAAAGCGTGAGCGTGACGCCTGTTTTAAAGCGTTTATGAATAATAACTACGTGGGCCTGGTGCTGTTCCTGGGGCTGGCGATGAGCTATTTTGGCTGAAAAAAAGCCCGGTGACGCTGAAGCTTACCGGGCCTGCATGATATGAAGCGTCAGATTGTGAGCCGGGTAAGGCGAAGCCGCCACCCGGCTTTTTCACATCACTCGCCCTGCGTCGCACTCTCAATCGTCAAACGCACGTCGGAGGTAATCAGCTCTGCCAGCATCTGATACACCTTCAGCGTCTCTTCCGGCTCGGCATCGCCCGTGTCGCTAATGAACCCTTCATCACGCAACGTCAGTACCAGTGAACTGAAGACCGCTTTGTCGAAGAATTCCGGGGCGTTGATGCCGTGCAGAACGGAAAGGCGCTGTGCCAGCGTCCGGCTCTCTTTCTCCAGCGTACCGCGGTTAATGGATGGGTTCGCGCTCAGCAGCCAGAAGGTGATAGCGTAGCGCTGCAGCGTTTCTCGCGCACCCGCCGCCAGCAGTTGCAGCGTACGGGAGCGTGACGGATTGATATGCAGCTCGTCGTTAACAACGGTAATCAGCCCCTGACGACGCAGCTCCTCGGTCATTTTATCCAGCTCTATCGCCAGCTCATCCTTGCTCCAGCGCAGGAACAGCTCTGCTTTCAGCATCGGATAGAGCGTCTCTACATGGCGCA is a window encoding:
- the malF gene encoding maltose ABC transporter permease MalF; the protein is MDVIKKKHWWQSDVLKWSAIGLLCLLVGYLVVLMYVQGEYLFAIMTLILSSAGLYIFANRKAYAWRYVYPGVAGMGLFVLFPLICTIAIAFTNYSSTNQLAQERATQVLLDSSYQAGKTFNFGLYPAGDEWKLALTDGESGKTYISDAFKFGGEQKLALKEAPALPEGERANLRIITQNRQALTQLTAVLPDESKVTMSSLRQFSGTQPLYTLADDGTLTNNQSGVKYRPNNDIGFYQSVNADGSWGDDKLSPGYTVTIGWDNFTRVFTDEGIQKPFFAIFVWTVVFSVLTVLLTVAVGMVLACLVQWEALKGKAIYRVLLILPYAVPSFISILIFKGLFNQSFGEINMMLSALFGIKPAWFSDPTTARSMIIIVNTWLGYPYMMILCMGLLKAIPDDLYEASAMDGAGPFQNFFKITLPLLIKPLTPLMIASFAFNFNNFVLIQLLTNGGPDRLGTTTPAGYTDLLVSYTYRIAFEGGGGQDFGLAAAIATLIFLLVGALAIVNLKATRMKFD
- the malE gene encoding maltose/maltodextrin ABC transporter substrate-binding protein MalE; the protein is MKIKTGARVFALSALAAMMISAPALAKIEEGKLVIWINGDKGYNGLAEVGKKFEKDTGIKVTVEHPDKLEEKFPQVAATGDGPDIIFWAHDRFGGYAQSGLLAEVTPDKAFQDKLFPFTWDAVRYNGKLIAYPIAVEALSLIYNKDLVPNPPKTWEEIPKLDKELKAKGKSALMFNLQEPYFTWPLIAADGGYAFKFENGKYDVKDVGVDNAGAKAGLTFLVDLIKNKHINADTDYSIAEAAFNKGETAMTINGPWAWTNIDKSKINYGVTLLPTFNGKPSKPFVGVLSAGINAASPNKELAKEFLENYLLTDQGLDEVNKDKPLGAVALKSFQDQLAKDPRIAATMDNAQKGEIMPNIPQMAAFWYATRTAVINAASGRQTVDAALKDAQGRITK
- the malK gene encoding maltose/maltodextrin ABC transporter ATP-binding protein MalK, yielding MASVQLRNVTKAWGDVVVSKDINLDIHEGEFVVFVGPSGCGKSTLLRMIAGLETITSGDLLIGDTRMNDIPPAERGVGMVFQSYALYPHLSVAENMSFGLKLAGAKKEVINQRVTQVAEVLQLAHLLERKPKALSGGQRQRVAIGRTLVAEPRVFLLDEPLSNLDAALRVQMRIEISRLHKRLGRTMIYVTHDQVEAMTLADKIVVLDAGRVAQVGKPLELYHYPADRFVAGFIGSPKMNFLPVKVTATAIEQVQVELPNRQQVWLPVDSANVQVGANMSLGIRPEHLLPSHIADVTLEGEVQVVEQLGHETQIHIQIPAIRQNLVYRQNDVVLVEEGATFAIGLPPERCHLFREDGTACRRLHKEPGV
- a CDS encoding maltoporin, whose product is MMITLRKVPLALAIAAGIMSAQAGAVDFKGYARSGIGWTGSGGEQQCFQATGAQSKYRLGNECETYAELKLGQEVWKEGDKSFYFDTNVAYSVSQQNDWESTSPAFREANVQGKNLIEWLPGSTIWAGKRFYQRHDVHMIDFYYWDISGPGAGIENIDLGFGKLSLAATRSSESGGSATFADRDANGDRVYDNVVPNDVFDVRLAGLETNPGGTLELGVDYGHTNIPDDYYLQPGASKDGWLFTAEHTQSMMKGFNKFVLQYGTDSMTSNGKGIPQGGSVDNDGSMWRVLDHGAITLADRWDLMYVGMYQNIDRDNNNGTEWWTVGVRPMFKWTPIMSTLLEVGYDNVKSQRTDEKNSQYKITLAQQWQAGDSIWSRPAIRVFATYAKWDEKWGYANNSDTGYTSGVAYSDTSAKTFSRGDNDEWTFGAQMEIWW
- the malM gene encoding maltose operon protein MalM, translated to MKMKKSLVALCLSAGLLACVPAVSFADVNFVPQNTSAAPAIPAAALQQLTWTPVDQSKTQSTQLSMGGQQLNVPGISGPVAAYSVPANIGELTLTLTSEVNKQTSVFAPNVLILDQNMTPSAFFPSDYFSYQEPGVMSADRLEGVMRLTPALGQQKIYVLVFTTEKDLQQTTKLVDPAKAYAKGTGNSVPDIPDPLARHTTDGLVKLKVSTNSASSVLVGPLFGSSGTGPVTVGNTAAPVYTAPAATAAATAAPAPAKKAEPVLNDTEEYFNNAIKQAVKRGDVDKALKLLDEAERLGSTTARSTFISSVKGKG
- the ubiC gene encoding chorismate lyase is translated as MSHPALTQLRSLRYFDQIPALDPQQLDWLLLEDSMTKRFEQQGKTVTVTMIQEGFVTSADIASELPLLPKEERYWLREILLCADGEPWLAGRTVVPESTLSGPELALQRLGNTPLGRYLFTSSELTRDFIEIGRDAELWGRRSRLRLSGKPLILTELFLPASPLY
- the ubiA gene encoding 4-hydroxybenzoate octaprenyltransferase, giving the protein MEWSLTQNKLLAYHRLMRTDKPIGALLLLWPTLWALWVATPGVPPLWILGVFVAGVWLMRAAGCVVNDYADRKFDGHVKRTANRPLPSGQVTEKEARVLFIVLVLLSFLLVLTLNTMTILLSVAALALAWVYPFMKRYTHLPQVVLGAAFGWSIPMAFAAVSESVPLSCWLMFLANILWAVAYDTQYAMVDRDDDLKIGIKSTAILFGRHDKLIIGILQVAVLALMVAIGRLNGLNWEFYWSVLVAGLLFAYQQKLIAKRERDACFKAFMNNNYVGLVLFLGLAMSYFG